From Pagrus major chromosome 18, Pma_NU_1.0, a single genomic window includes:
- the zic3 gene encoding zinc finger protein ZIC 3 encodes MTMLLDSGPQFASLGVGGFGTPRHHDMGGREPSLGLNPFSDSSHSAAFKISPVTHDIASSQTSAFTPQAGGYAAALGHSHGGQVGSYGGGAFNSTRDFLFRNRGVGESTAPSAQHGIFAASAGSLHGPPGISDNPGHLLFPGLHDQGVSHTSPSGHVVNSQMHLGLRGDIFGRPDPYRPVASPRTDPYGAQLHNYSHPINMNMGMNVPTHHGPGAFFRYMRQPIKQELSCKWIDENQMNRPKKTCDRTFSTMHEMVTHVSMEHVGGPEQSNHICYWEDCPREGKSFKAKYKLVNHIRVHTGEKPFPCPFPGCGKIFARSENLKIHKRTHTGEKPFKCEFDGCDRRFANSSDRKKHMHVHTSDKPYICKVCDKSYTHPSSLRKHMKVHESQGSESSPAASSGYESSTPPVLVTASTEDPTKTPPLAVQNTSGHSEGLAPNFNEWYV; translated from the exons ATGACTATGCTTCTTGATAGCGGTCCGCAGTTTGCATCGCTAGGAGTGGGGGGTTTCGGGACGCCACGGCACCACGATATGGGGGGCAGAGAACCGAGTCTGGGACTGAATCCCTTCTCCGATTCCTCCCACTCCGCAGCGTTCAAAATCAGCCCAGTGACTCACGATATCGCCTCCAGCCAGACATCAGCTTTCACTCCGCAAGCCGGTGGATATGCAGCTGCCCTGGGACACTCGCACGGCGGGCAGGTGGGCTCGTACGGCGGAGGAGCGTTCAATTCAACACGGGACTTTCTCTTCCGGAACCGGGGTGTTGGAGAGTCCACAGCGCCGAGCGCCCAGCATGGGATCTTTGCAGCTTCGGCGGGGAGCCTCCACGGGCCGCCCGGGATCAGCGATAACCCCGGACATCTGTTGTTTCCAGGACTTCACGACCAGGGGGTGAGCCACACTTCACCGAGTGGACATGTAGTAAACAGCCAAATGCATCTTGGCTTACGCGGGGACATTTTCGGCAGACCTGATCCGTACCGTCCGGTCGCGAGCCCTCGGACGGACCCCTACGGGGCTCAGCTCCACAACTACAGCCATCCTATCAACATGAACATGGGGATGAATGTGCCGACACACCACGGTCCGGGGGCCTTCTTTAGATACATGAGGCAACCGATTAAACAAGAATTATCCTGCAAATGGATAGACGAGAACCAGATGAACAGACCCAAAAAGACTTGCGACAGGACTTTCAGCACCATGCACGAGATGGTCACTCATGTGTCCATGGAGCACGTCGGCGGCCCCGAGCAGAGCAACCACATCTGCTACTGGGAGGACTGCCCGAGAGAAGGGAAATCTTTTAAGGCCAAGTACAAACTCGTCAACCACATCCGTGTGCACACGGGCGAGAAACCGTTCCCATGCCCGTTCCCCGGATGTGGGAAAATATTCGCCAGATCGGAAAATTTGAAAATCCACAAAAGAACACATACAG GTGAGAAGCCGTTTAAGTGTGAATTTGATGGCTGTGACAGACGCTTCGCCAACAGCAGCGACAGGAAAAagcacatgcatgtgcacacatcaGACAAGCCATACATCTGCAAAGTGTGCGACAAGTCATACACACACCCCAGCTCTCTCAGGAAACACATGAAG gtaCACGAGTCTCAAGGATCTGAATCGTCTCCAGCAGCAAGCTCTGGATACGAGTCGTCCACACCACCAGTGTTGGTCACAGCCAGCACTGAAGACCCGACAAAAACACCGCCGTTAGCCGTACAAAACACGTCTGGTCACAGCGAAGGACTGGCACCCAACTTTAATGAATGGTACGTTTGA